One part of the Lapillicoccus jejuensis genome encodes these proteins:
- a CDS encoding acyl carrier protein — protein MAQSEQEILEGLAEIVNEETGIDTDEVQPAKSFTDDLDIDSLSMMTIVVNAEEKFGVRIPDDEVKNLKTVQDAVSFIANAQG, from the coding sequence ATGGCGCAGAGCGAGCAGGAGATCCTCGAGGGTCTGGCCGAGATCGTCAACGAGGAGACCGGCATCGACACCGACGAGGTGCAGCCGGCCAAGTCCTTCACCGACGACCTCGACATCGACTCGCTGTCGATGATGACCATCGTCGTCAACGCCGAGGAGAAGTTCGGCGTGCGCATCCCCGACGACGAGGTCAAGAACCTCAAGACCGTGCAGGACGCCGTCAGCTTCATCGCCAACGCGCAGGGCTGA
- a CDS encoding LemA family protein — MTAALLAALLVVAGLAWLGAHRRFVRQRQHVAESARDVDVELRRRHDLVPALVRVVEAHAAHERALLTLLVAEQGALAGPVDRVGETNPALAADAAFAELRRRLHDTEERLAAARRVHADNVRAYDDRVRTFPTSLVARVGGFGAVG, encoded by the coding sequence GTGACCGCAGCGCTTCTCGCCGCTCTGCTCGTGGTCGCGGGGCTGGCGTGGCTGGGGGCGCACCGGCGGTTCGTCCGGCAGCGCCAGCACGTCGCCGAGTCGGCCCGCGACGTCGACGTCGAGCTGCGCCGCCGGCACGACCTCGTGCCCGCGCTGGTGCGGGTCGTCGAGGCGCACGCCGCGCACGAGCGGGCGCTGCTGACTCTGCTGGTCGCCGAGCAGGGGGCGCTGGCCGGGCCGGTCGACCGGGTCGGCGAGACCAACCCGGCGCTGGCCGCCGACGCCGCGTTCGCCGAGCTGCGCCGCCGGCTGCACGACACCGAGGAGCGGCTCGCGGCCGCCCGTCGGGTCCACGCCGACAACGTCCGGGCGTACGACGACCGGGTCCGCACCTTCCCGACGAGCCTCGTCGCGCGGGTGGGCGGGTTCGGCGCGGTCGGCTGA
- a CDS encoding beta-ketoacyl-[acyl-carrier-protein] synthase family protein, giving the protein MSATSSLPPEQRIVVTGVGATTPLGGTAPETWEGVLAGRSGITPLEMDWVSKYELPVTFAGQLAVKPSEVLAKVETRRLDPTSQYALIAAREAWADAGAPEVDPERLAVAVGSGIGGVWTLLDAWDTLREKGPRRVYPLAVPMLMPNGPAAAVSLDLKARAGAHTPVSACASGAEAMALGASMLRSGRADMVVAGGTEAAIHALPIAGFAAMQALSTRNDEPTLASRPYDVARDGFVLAEGAAVVVLETLAHAQARGATVYAELAGVGMSADAHHVTAPEPEGAGASRAILEALEQAGMQPGELSAINAHATSTPVGDVAEANAIRRALGDAATSVPVSATKSMTGHLLGAAGSLEAVLSIYSVRDRLAPATINIDELDEQIPLDVVRGEHRPLGDGDAPVSVLDNSFGFGGHNVALLFRTV; this is encoded by the coding sequence ATGAGCGCGACGTCCTCCCTCCCGCCCGAGCAGCGCATCGTCGTCACCGGTGTCGGCGCCACGACCCCGCTGGGGGGCACCGCTCCCGAGACCTGGGAGGGCGTGCTGGCCGGGCGCTCCGGCATCACCCCCCTCGAGATGGACTGGGTGAGCAAGTACGAGCTCCCCGTCACCTTCGCCGGGCAGCTCGCCGTCAAGCCGTCCGAGGTGCTCGCCAAGGTCGAGACCCGAAGGCTCGACCCGACGTCGCAGTACGCCCTCATCGCCGCCCGCGAGGCGTGGGCCGACGCCGGCGCCCCCGAGGTCGACCCGGAGCGGCTCGCCGTCGCGGTCGGCTCCGGCATCGGCGGCGTGTGGACGCTGCTCGACGCCTGGGACACGCTGCGCGAGAAGGGCCCCCGCCGGGTCTACCCGCTCGCCGTGCCCATGCTCATGCCCAACGGCCCGGCCGCCGCGGTCTCGCTCGACCTCAAGGCCCGCGCCGGCGCGCACACCCCGGTCAGCGCCTGCGCCTCAGGCGCCGAGGCGATGGCCCTCGGCGCGTCGATGCTGCGCTCCGGCCGCGCCGACATGGTCGTCGCCGGCGGCACCGAGGCGGCCATCCACGCGCTGCCCATCGCCGGCTTCGCCGCGATGCAGGCCCTGTCGACCCGCAACGACGAGCCCACGCTCGCCTCCCGCCCGTACGACGTCGCCCGCGACGGCTTCGTCCTCGCCGAGGGCGCCGCGGTCGTCGTCCTCGAGACCCTCGCCCACGCGCAGGCCCGCGGCGCCACCGTGTACGCCGAGCTCGCGGGGGTCGGCATGTCCGCCGACGCCCACCACGTCACCGCCCCCGAGCCCGAGGGCGCCGGCGCGAGCCGCGCCATCCTCGAGGCGCTCGAGCAGGCCGGGATGCAGCCGGGCGAGCTGTCGGCGATCAACGCCCACGCCACCTCGACCCCGGTCGGCGACGTGGCCGAGGCCAACGCGATCCGCCGCGCCCTCGGCGACGCCGCCACCTCGGTCCCCGTCAGCGCGACGAAGTCGATGACCGGTCACCTGCTCGGCGCCGCCGGGTCCCTCGAGGCCGTCCTGTCGATCTACTCCGTGCGCGACCGGCTCGCCCCGGCGACGATCAACATCGACGAGCTCGACGAGCAGATCCCGCTCGACGTCGTCCGCGGCGAGCACCGCCCGCTCGGTGACGGCGACGCCCCGGTCAGCGTCCTGGACAACTCGTTCGGCTTCGGCGGCCACAACGTGGCGCTGCTCTTCCGCACCGTCTGA
- a CDS encoding amidohydrolase encodes MPAPTDAGAPLLLRSAWLVPVGAPVATSEPVDVLVEGGRVTAVGVGLRAPATGRVVEADGRWLLPGLWDHHVHLDQWARTAARLDVSGTGSPYDVLEKVAAALPRHPAGQALVGYGYRSGGWDVAPSTAALDAVAGERLVVLVAGDGHNGWLSSAAQRFLGLAPCAGALDEDDWFAVWSRLAELPGAGEEARRGLVAAVEDAAARGVVGIVDMELGTSPEEWVARVESGVDRLRVRTSVYREHLPAAYARGLRTGDPAPGGRGLVTMGPFKIISDGSLATRTAHCHEPYPARPGGEPGGGAHPAAPYGKQNVDGGDLTALLREVTDHGLRAAVHVIGDAAAQIALDAFAASGARGSLEHAQLLPPGAAAAMARLGLVASVQPAHLLDDRDLTTAIWPGREDRCFMLRTLLDAGVTLALGSDAPVARLDPWLAMAAAVHRTADAREPWVPAEQLTAAEALAASTDGAGTVGVGSRGDLVLVDADPLAGEDPATSAAVLRGTRVALTVVGGRVTHDATG; translated from the coding sequence ATGCCGGCACCGACTGACGCGGGGGCGCCGCTGCTCCTGCGGTCGGCCTGGCTCGTGCCGGTGGGGGCGCCCGTCGCCACCTCGGAACCGGTCGACGTGCTCGTCGAGGGCGGGCGCGTCACCGCCGTCGGGGTCGGGCTGCGCGCCCCGGCCACCGGCCGGGTCGTCGAGGCGGACGGTCGGTGGCTGCTGCCCGGGCTGTGGGACCACCACGTCCACCTCGACCAGTGGGCGCGGACCGCGGCGCGGCTCGACGTGTCGGGCACCGGGTCGCCGTACGACGTCCTGGAGAAGGTGGCCGCCGCGCTCCCCCGGCACCCGGCGGGCCAGGCGCTCGTCGGCTACGGCTACCGCTCCGGCGGCTGGGACGTCGCCCCGTCGACGGCCGCGCTCGACGCGGTCGCCGGCGAGCGGCTCGTCGTCCTCGTCGCGGGCGACGGCCACAACGGCTGGCTGTCCTCGGCGGCGCAGCGCTTCCTCGGGCTCGCCCCGTGCGCCGGCGCGCTCGACGAGGACGACTGGTTCGCCGTGTGGTCGCGGCTGGCCGAGCTCCCCGGCGCGGGTGAGGAGGCCCGGCGGGGGCTCGTCGCGGCGGTCGAGGACGCGGCGGCGCGCGGGGTCGTCGGGATCGTCGACATGGAGCTGGGCACCTCCCCCGAGGAGTGGGTCGCGCGCGTCGAGTCCGGCGTCGACCGGCTGCGGGTGCGCACGTCGGTCTACCGCGAGCACCTGCCGGCCGCCTACGCCCGCGGCCTGCGGACCGGCGACCCGGCGCCCGGTGGGCGGGGCCTGGTGACGATGGGACCGTTCAAGATCATCAGCGACGGCAGCCTGGCCACCCGCACGGCGCACTGCCACGAGCCGTACCCGGCGCGCCCCGGCGGTGAGCCGGGCGGCGGCGCCCACCCGGCGGCGCCGTACGGCAAGCAGAACGTCGACGGCGGCGATCTCACCGCGCTGCTGCGCGAGGTGACCGACCACGGGCTGCGCGCCGCGGTGCACGTCATCGGCGACGCCGCCGCGCAGATCGCGCTCGACGCCTTCGCCGCGTCGGGGGCGCGCGGGTCGCTCGAGCACGCGCAGCTGCTGCCCCCCGGGGCGGCCGCCGCGATGGCGCGGCTCGGGCTCGTCGCGAGCGTGCAGCCGGCGCACCTGCTCGACGACCGCGACCTCACGACGGCGATCTGGCCGGGGCGCGAGGACCGCTGCTTCATGCTGCGCACGCTGCTCGACGCCGGGGTCACCCTCGCGCTCGGCTCGGACGCCCCGGTCGCCCGGCTCGACCCGTGGCTGGCCATGGCCGCCGCGGTGCACCGCACCGCCGACGCCCGCGAGCCGTGGGTCCCGGCCGAGCAGCTCACCGCGGCCGAGGCGCTCGCCGCGAGCACCGACGGGGCGGGGACGGTCGGCGTGGGCTCGCGCGGCGACCTCGTCCTCGTCGACGCGGACCCGCTCGCCGGCGAGGACCCGGCCACCTCCGCCGCGGTGCTGCGCGGCACGCGGGTGGCGCTCACCGTGGTCGGCGGGCGCGTCACGCACGACGCGACGGGGTGA
- a CDS encoding ACP S-malonyltransferase, which produces MLAIVCPGQGSQTPGFLTPWLELDGLRDRLAGWSDALGTDLVAHGTTSDAETIKDTAVAQPLIVAAGLLTADALGASDRAGVLAGHSVGEFTAAALAGVLTEQDAVRLVGVRGRAMAQASALTPTGMSAVLGGDPDEVAAALERHGLTPANANGAGQTVAAGTMGQLAALAADPPTRARVIPLSVAGAFHTHHMAPAVDALRDAAAEVTPADPRTTLLSNRDGAAVGSGSDALERLVSQVSNPVRWDLTMATLLELGVTGLLELAPAGTLTGIAKRAMKGVELVALKTPDDLDAARALVAAHAGS; this is translated from the coding sequence GTGCTCGCCATCGTCTGCCCCGGCCAGGGCTCCCAGACCCCCGGCTTCCTCACCCCGTGGCTCGAGCTGGACGGGCTGCGCGACCGGCTCGCCGGCTGGTCCGACGCCCTCGGCACCGACCTCGTCGCCCACGGCACGACGTCGGACGCCGAGACGATCAAGGACACCGCCGTCGCCCAGCCGCTCATCGTCGCCGCCGGGCTGCTCACCGCGGACGCGCTGGGAGCGAGCGACCGCGCCGGGGTGCTCGCCGGCCACTCGGTCGGCGAGTTCACCGCCGCCGCCCTCGCCGGGGTGCTCACCGAGCAGGACGCCGTCCGGCTCGTCGGTGTCCGCGGCCGCGCGATGGCGCAGGCCAGCGCGCTCACCCCGACCGGCATGAGCGCCGTCCTCGGCGGCGACCCCGACGAGGTCGCGGCCGCCCTCGAGCGGCACGGCCTCACGCCGGCCAACGCCAACGGCGCCGGCCAGACCGTCGCCGCCGGCACCATGGGGCAGCTCGCGGCGCTGGCCGCCGACCCGCCGACCCGGGCACGGGTGATCCCGCTGTCGGTCGCCGGCGCGTTCCACACCCACCACATGGCCCCCGCCGTCGACGCCCTGCGCGACGCCGCCGCCGAGGTCACCCCGGCCGACCCGCGCACGACCCTGCTCTCCAACCGCGACGGCGCCGCCGTCGGGAGCGGCAGCGACGCGCTCGAGCGACTGGTCTCGCAGGTGAGCAACCCGGTCCGCTGGGACCTCACCATGGCGACCCTGCTCGAGCTCGGCGTCACCGGCCTGCTCGAGCTGGCCCCCGCAGGCACCCTCACCGGCATCGCCAAGCGCGCCATGAAGGGCGTCGAGCTCGTCGCCCTCAAGACCCCCGACGACCTCGACGCCGCGCGCGCCCTCGTCGCCGCCCACGCGGGCTCCTGA
- a CDS encoding ribonuclease H family protein has translation MPFPAKYAGTCKVCSRPIAVGEPITSASSGKGYVHEGCAQGALDLGLGERSTPTAAAPAAPATVDGDVLRVWTDGACSGNPGPGGWAWATQDGRQGSGGAAHTTNQRMEIQAASEAVRTLTQRPILVVSDSTYVVNCFRNRWWQGWLAKGWVNASKKPVANRDLWEPLIAEYQRGGIDFTWVKGHSGDPMNDLVDQLAVEAGRAQR, from the coding sequence ATGCCCTTCCCCGCCAAGTACGCCGGCACCTGCAAGGTCTGCTCCCGCCCCATCGCCGTCGGCGAGCCCATCACGTCCGCGAGCTCGGGGAAGGGCTACGTCCACGAGGGCTGCGCCCAGGGGGCGCTCGACCTCGGGCTCGGTGAGCGCAGCACCCCGACCGCCGCCGCCCCAGCAGCACCGGCGACGGTCGACGGCGACGTCCTGCGGGTGTGGACCGACGGCGCCTGCTCGGGCAACCCCGGCCCCGGCGGCTGGGCGTGGGCGACCCAGGACGGCCGGCAGGGCAGCGGCGGCGCCGCGCACACGACGAACCAGCGCATGGAGATCCAGGCCGCGTCCGAGGCGGTGCGGACCCTGACCCAGCGCCCGATCCTCGTCGTCAGCGACTCGACGTACGTCGTCAACTGCTTCCGCAACCGCTGGTGGCAGGGCTGGCTGGCCAAGGGCTGGGTCAACGCGAGCAAGAAGCCGGTCGCCAACCGCGACCTGTGGGAGCCGCTCATCGCCGAGTACCAGCGCGGCGGCATCGACTTCACCTGGGTCAAGGGGCACAGCGGCGACCCGATGAACGACCTCGTCGACCAGCTCGCCGTCGAGGCCGGCCGCGCCCAGCGCTGA
- a CDS encoding PucR family transcriptional regulator: MTSASAPQTRLGTATRRRLEGGAGALTAAALRRMEADHGWYRALGAEDRSWLTLVVQAAVSSFLTWLQDDAVGDASPRDPVMREVFAEAPRELTRAINLAQTLELVRTVVDVVEHEVASYAGRTDERTLREAVLRYSREVAFGAAEVYAAAAESRGAWDARLEALVVDAVVRGEADDSMQSRATALGWGSVQGVAVVAGSPARDVGAAAAVDAVRRAAAREGVEALAALQRRRLVVILGGLRPPATAGPEGTAARPATVVAALAEHFGEGPVVLGPTVPHLFAAGRSARAALSGLAAVAAWPAAPRPVLADDLLPERVLGGDGPARRTLVNRVHHPLAQHPALLATATEFLEQGRSLEATARALYVHPNTVRYRLGRVAALVGYDLTTPREALAVQVALAVGRLAEPEPRPWRSGVTPRGAAGPPTTRLEDSSNGHPEDSWASVPPDEGPTGEA; this comes from the coding sequence GTGACGTCGGCGAGCGCCCCGCAGACCCGTCTGGGGACGGCGACCCGGCGCCGGCTCGAGGGCGGTGCGGGCGCGCTGACGGCGGCGGCCCTGCGCCGGATGGAGGCCGACCACGGGTGGTACCGCGCGCTCGGCGCCGAGGACCGCTCGTGGCTGACCCTCGTCGTCCAGGCTGCCGTGTCCTCGTTCCTCACCTGGCTCCAGGACGACGCCGTCGGGGACGCGAGCCCGCGCGACCCGGTGATGCGCGAGGTCTTCGCCGAGGCCCCGCGCGAGCTGACCCGGGCGATCAACCTGGCGCAGACCCTCGAGCTCGTCCGGACCGTCGTCGACGTCGTCGAGCACGAGGTGGCGTCGTACGCCGGCCGCACCGACGAGCGCACGCTGCGCGAGGCGGTGCTGCGCTACTCGCGCGAGGTCGCCTTCGGCGCCGCCGAGGTGTACGCCGCCGCCGCGGAGTCGCGCGGCGCGTGGGACGCCCGGCTCGAGGCGCTCGTCGTCGACGCCGTCGTCCGCGGCGAGGCCGACGACTCGATGCAGAGCCGCGCCACCGCGCTCGGCTGGGGGTCGGTGCAGGGCGTCGCGGTCGTCGCAGGTTCCCCCGCCCGGGACGTCGGCGCCGCGGCCGCGGTCGACGCCGTACGGCGGGCCGCCGCCCGGGAGGGGGTCGAGGCGCTCGCCGCGCTGCAGCGCCGCCGGCTCGTCGTCATCCTCGGGGGGCTGCGGCCCCCGGCCACGGCCGGGCCGGAGGGGACGGCGGCGCGGCCGGCGACCGTCGTCGCCGCGCTGGCCGAGCACTTCGGCGAGGGTCCGGTCGTCCTCGGGCCGACCGTGCCCCACCTGTTCGCCGCGGGCCGCTCGGCGCGGGCCGCCCTCAGCGGGCTGGCCGCCGTGGCGGCCTGGCCCGCGGCGCCGCGCCCCGTGCTCGCCGACGACCTGCTGCCCGAGCGGGTCCTCGGCGGCGACGGGCCGGCGCGCCGCACCCTGGTCAACCGCGTCCACCACCCGCTCGCGCAGCACCCGGCGCTGCTGGCGACGGCGACCGAGTTCCTCGAGCAGGGTCGCTCGCTGGAGGCGACGGCCCGGGCTCTCTACGTCCACCCCAACACGGTGCGGTACCGGCTGGGGCGGGTCGCGGCGCTCGTCGGGTACGACCTCACGACCCCCCGGGAGGCCCTCGCCGTGCAGGTCGCCCTGGCCGTGGGCCGGCTGGCCGAGCCCGAGCCGCGGCCGTGGCGCAGCGGTGTGACCCCGCGCGGCGCCGCCGGCCCACCGACGACGCGTTTGGAGGATTCCTCCAACGGTCACCCGGAAGATTCGTGGGCTTCGGTGCCGCCGGACGAGGGGCCGACCGGCGAGGCTTGA
- a CDS encoding beta-ketoacyl-ACP synthase III, giving the protein MTETATPRTPRAPKGTGVLAGSDGARHARILGVGGYRPERVVPNSELVERIDSSDEWIRERSGIVTRRFAARDESVVDMAEHAARDALAAAGIDPSQLGAVVVASVTHLMVTPGAAPMLADRLGVQCAAFDISAACAGYCYGISVASDMVRGGSAEYVLVVGVEKLSDFTDFDDRGSAFIFGDGAGAAVVGPSDTPGIGPTVWGSAGDKWQAIQQRDPFVDGDGAPLQDRPVLTMAGQTVFRWAVWGMAPVAREAIEKAGITIDDLDAFIPHQANMRIIDAMIKQLGLPADIPVARDIAETANTSAASIPLATERMLREGVAPHGGLALQIGFGAGLVYAAQVVVLP; this is encoded by the coding sequence ATGACCGAGACCGCCACCCCGCGCACCCCGCGCGCCCCCAAGGGCACCGGCGTCCTCGCCGGCTCCGACGGCGCCCGCCACGCCCGGATCCTCGGCGTCGGCGGCTACCGCCCGGAGCGGGTCGTGCCGAACTCCGAGCTCGTCGAGCGGATCGACTCCTCCGACGAGTGGATCCGCGAGCGCTCCGGCATCGTCACCCGGCGGTTCGCCGCCCGCGACGAGTCGGTCGTCGACATGGCCGAGCACGCCGCCCGTGACGCGCTCGCCGCCGCCGGGATCGACCCCTCCCAGCTCGGCGCCGTGGTCGTCGCCTCGGTCACCCACCTCATGGTCACCCCGGGAGCCGCGCCGATGCTCGCCGACCGGCTCGGCGTGCAGTGCGCCGCGTTCGACATCTCGGCCGCCTGCGCCGGCTACTGCTACGGCATCTCGGTCGCCAGCGACATGGTCCGCGGCGGCAGCGCCGAGTACGTCCTCGTCGTCGGGGTCGAGAAGCTCTCGGACTTCACCGACTTCGACGACCGCGGCAGCGCGTTCATCTTCGGCGACGGGGCGGGCGCGGCGGTCGTCGGCCCGAGCGACACCCCCGGCATCGGCCCGACGGTGTGGGGGTCGGCCGGCGACAAGTGGCAGGCCATCCAGCAGCGCGACCCGTTCGTCGACGGCGACGGCGCGCCGCTGCAGGACCGCCCGGTCCTCACGATGGCCGGGCAGACGGTCTTCCGCTGGGCCGTGTGGGGCATGGCCCCCGTCGCGCGCGAGGCGATCGAGAAGGCCGGCATCACCATCGACGACCTCGACGCCTTCATCCCGCACCAGGCGAACATGCGGATCATCGACGCGATGATCAAGCAGCTCGGTCTGCCGGCGGACATCCCCGTGGCCCGCGACATCGCAGAGACGGCGAACACGTCGGCCGCCTCCATCCCGCTCGCCACCGAGCGGATGCTGCGCGAGGGCGTGGCGCCGCACGGCGGCCTGGCCCTGCAGATCGGCTTCGGCGCCGGCCTGGTCTACGCGGCCCAGGTCGTCGTCCTGCCGTAG
- the argG gene encoding argininosuccinate synthase, producing MSKVLTSLPVGERVGIAFSGGLDTSVAVAWMRDKGAVPCTYTADLGQYDEPDIAGVPGRAAQYGAELSRLVDCKPALVEEGLSAIACGAFHVRSGGRTYFNTTPLGRVVTGTLLVRAMHEDGVSIWGDGSTYKGNDIERFYRYGLLANPGLRIYKPWLDADFVTELGGRKEMSEWLVAHDLPYRDSTEKAYSTDANMLGATHEAKTLEHLDVSLETVEPIMGVRYWDPAVEIATEDVTIGFEQGRPVSIDGRTFDSDVALVHEANVVGGRHGLGMSDQIENRIIEAKSRGIYEAPAMALLHVAYERLLNAIHNEDTLATYHAEGRRLGRLLYEGRWLDPQSLMLRESLQRWVASAVTGTVTLRLRRGEDYTVLDTTGPHFSYHPDKLSMERTEDAAFGPVDRIGQLTMRNLDIADTRSKLELYAAQGQLTGGHTAELVGELQQGGAASIAAGATSDPETAEAVDEAQERSSFDAGTD from the coding sequence GTGTCCAAGGTCCTCACCTCCCTGCCCGTCGGCGAGCGCGTCGGCATCGCCTTCTCCGGAGGGCTCGACACCTCCGTCGCCGTCGCGTGGATGCGCGACAAGGGCGCGGTGCCGTGCACCTACACGGCCGACCTCGGCCAGTACGACGAGCCCGACATCGCCGGCGTCCCCGGCCGCGCGGCGCAGTACGGCGCCGAGCTGTCCCGGCTCGTCGACTGCAAGCCGGCGCTCGTCGAGGAGGGGCTGTCGGCCATCGCCTGCGGCGCGTTCCACGTCCGCTCGGGCGGGAGGACGTACTTCAACACGACCCCGCTCGGGCGCGTCGTCACCGGCACGCTGCTCGTGCGCGCGATGCACGAGGACGGCGTCTCGATCTGGGGCGACGGGTCGACGTACAAGGGCAACGACATCGAGCGGTTCTACCGCTACGGCCTGCTGGCCAACCCGGGGCTGCGCATCTACAAGCCGTGGCTCGACGCCGACTTCGTCACCGAGCTCGGCGGGCGCAAGGAGATGAGCGAGTGGCTCGTCGCCCACGACCTGCCCTACCGCGACTCGACCGAGAAGGCGTACTCCACCGACGCCAACATGCTCGGCGCCACCCACGAGGCCAAGACCCTCGAGCACCTCGACGTCTCGCTCGAGACGGTCGAGCCGATCATGGGCGTGCGCTACTGGGACCCGGCCGTCGAGATCGCGACCGAGGACGTGACGATCGGCTTCGAGCAGGGCCGGCCGGTCTCGATCGACGGGCGCACCTTCGACTCCGACGTCGCCCTCGTCCACGAGGCCAACGTCGTCGGTGGCCGCCACGGCCTCGGCATGAGCGACCAGATCGAGAACCGGATCATCGAGGCCAAGAGCCGTGGCATCTACGAGGCGCCGGCCATGGCGCTGCTGCACGTCGCCTACGAGCGGCTGCTCAACGCGATCCACAACGAGGACACCCTGGCGACCTACCACGCCGAGGGCCGCCGGCTCGGTCGCCTGCTGTACGAAGGCCGCTGGCTCGACCCGCAGTCGCTCATGCTCCGCGAGTCGCTGCAGCGCTGGGTCGCCTCCGCGGTCACCGGGACGGTGACGCTGCGGCTGCGCCGCGGGGAGGACTACACGGTGCTCGACACGACCGGCCCGCACTTCAGCTACCACCCGGACAAGCTGTCGATGGAGCGCACCGAGGACGCCGCCTTCGGCCCGGTCGACCGGATCGGCCAGCTGACGATGCGCAACCTCGACATCGCCGACACCCGCTCCAAGCTCGAGCTGTACGCCGCCCAGGGGCAGCTGACCGGCGGGCACACCGCCGAGCTCGTCGGCGAGCTCCAGCAGGGCGGCGCGGCCTCGATCGCGGCGGGTGCCACCAGCGACCCGGAGACCGCCGAGGCCGTCGACGAGGCCCAGGAGCGCAGCTCCTTCGATGCCGGCACCGACTGA
- a CDS encoding DUF3145 domain-containing protein — protein MSPTASVSRGVVFVHSAPTALCPHIGWALESVLGSRVQLDWTPQPAAARLVRAELSWTGAPGTGARLASALRGWDDLRYEVTEEPSPGVDGSRWSHTPRLGIHHAWTAASGDVVVPEDRLREALRAAGHDPRALAEALDEVLGTDWDDELEPFRHAGDGAPVRWLHKVG, from the coding sequence ATGTCGCCGACCGCATCGGTCAGCCGGGGCGTGGTGTTCGTGCACTCCGCCCCGACCGCGCTGTGCCCGCACATCGGGTGGGCGCTCGAGTCGGTCCTCGGCTCGCGGGTCCAGCTCGACTGGACCCCGCAGCCGGCTGCGGCGCGCCTGGTGCGGGCCGAGCTCAGCTGGACCGGGGCGCCCGGCACCGGCGCCCGTCTCGCCAGCGCGCTGCGCGGCTGGGACGACCTGCGCTACGAGGTCACCGAGGAGCCCTCGCCCGGTGTCGACGGCTCGCGCTGGTCGCACACCCCCCGCCTGGGTATCCACCACGCCTGGACCGCCGCCAGCGGCGACGTCGTCGTCCCGGAGGACCGGCTGCGCGAGGCGCTGCGGGCCGCGGGTCACGACCCACGAGCGCTCGCCGAGGCGCTCGACGAAGTCCTCGGGACCGACTGGGACGACGAGCTCGAGCCGTTCCGGCACGCCGGCGACGGCGCGCCGGTGCGCTGGCTGCACAAGGTCGGCTGA